The Achromobacter spanius genome includes the window CGCTTCGGTACAAGCGCGGTCCGAGCATCCCATTGCGCTGGCCATCGTGGCCGCCGCCGAAGAGCGCAAGCTCGCGCTGTTGCCGGCCGAGGGCTTTGCCGCCATCACGGGCGCGGGTGTTGAAGCCCGCGTGGCGGGTCGCAGCGTGTTGGCGGGAGCCGCGCGGTTGATGGCTGAACGCGGCGTCGACGTCAGCGCATTCGGCGCGCGCGCCACCGACTGGGGCAACGAAGGCAAGACCCCCATCTTTGTTGCCATCGACGGCCAGGCCGCCGCCATGATGGCGGTGACGGACCCGATCAAGCCGTCCGCCGTTTCCGCCATCGCCGCGCTGCATGCGCAGGGCCTGAAGACGGCCATGATCACCGGTGACAACCGCTACACGGCGGCAGCCGTCGCACGCCAATTGGGTATCGACGAAGTGCGCGCGGAAGTGTTGCCGGACGGCAAGGTGCAAGCCATCAGCACGCTGCGCGAAGGCGGCCGCAAGGTGGCGTTTGTGGGCGATGGCATCAACGACGCGCCCGCGCTTGCCGCCGCCGACACCGGCATTGCGATCGGTACCGGCACGGACGTTGCGATTGAAGCAGCCTCGGTGGTGCTGATGGCTGACGACCTGCACGGCGTGCCCAACGCCATCGCGCTCAGCCGCGCGACGCTGGCAAACATCCGCCAGAACCTATTCTGGGCGTTTGCCTACAACGCTGCGCTGATACCGCTGGCGGCTGGCGCCTTGTATCCCGCGTTTGGCCTGTCGCTTTCGCCCATTTTCGCGGCGGGCGCGATGGCCCTGTCCAGCGTCTTCGTGCTGGGCAATGCGCTGCGTTTGAAAGCGTTCCGGCCCCATGCCGGCCGCGCTTGATCCGGGAGTTCCAATATGAATATCGGCGAAGCAGCAAAAAGCTCCGGCATTTCCGCCAAGATGATCCGCTACTACGAAAGCATCGGCCTGATCGGCCCCGCGACGCGCACGGACTCGGGCTATCGCGTTTACACCGACCAGGACCTGCACACGCTGCGCTTCGTGCGGCGCGCGCGGGATCTGGGGTTTTCGGTGGAGCAGATGAACGAATTGCTGGCCCTGTGGAAGGATCGCAGCCGCGCCAGCGCCGACGTCAAGCGCATTGCGCTGGAGCATGTAGAGGAACTGGAGCGCAAGGCAGAAGCCCTGCGCGACATGGCCGCGACGCTCAAGCATCTGGCGCAGCACTGCCATGGCGATGACCGGCCCAACTGCCCAATCCTGGAAAACCTGGGCCGGTCGCACTGAGGCCTGGGTAATGGCCTGGGCAAGGGCCCGCGCCAGGACAACGTTACGGCGTCTCTGCGGCCTCGCCTGCCTCTGCCGCCTCGGCTGCGACGCGTGCATGGTAGGCATCCGTGGCGGCCTGCTTGGCAGCCGCCTTTTCAGCGGCGGCGGCCGCCTTGGCTTCTTCCGCCGCGATGGCGTCGGCTTCGGCCTGGATGGCGCGCTGGCGAGCCCGTTCCTTTACCTCAGCCACGCCGGCGGCATCCAGCGATTCAAACACGGCGATGGATTCCACATGGCCCGTGTGCGGAAACATGTTGATCACGCCCGCGCTCTTCAGCACGTAGCCGCCTTCGTGCACCAGGATGGCGGCATCGCGCGCCAGCGTTGCCGGGTTACAGGACACGTAGACGATGCGGCGCGGCCGCTCTTGCGCGCTCAGTTCAGACAGCGCTTGCGACACCGCGTGTGCGCCTTCGCGCGGCGGGTCGATCAGCATGCGGTCGAAGTAACCCAGGCTGCGCAGCCAATGTGCGTCAACCTCGAACAGGTTCAGCGTGGCGAAGCTGGTGCGTTCGCCCAGGCCATGGCGCGACGCCGCGTCGAAGGCGCGGTCGGTCAAGGCCTTGCTGCCCTCTACGCCTACCGCTTCGCGGCCTTGCGTGGCCAGCGGCAAGGTGAAATTGCCCAGGCCACAGAACAGATCGGCCACGCGGTCGGTGGGCTGCACGTCCAGCAGCTTCAACGCGCGCGACACCATCGAACGGTTGATGGCGTGGTTGACCTGCGTGAAATCGGTGGGCCGATACGGCATGCGCAGCCCGAATTCCGGCATCGTGTACGACAGCGCATCGGCGTGCTCGGGCTCTAGCGGATGCACGGTTTCCGGGCCCTTCGACTGCAACCACCACTGCACGTTGTGCTCGGCGGCGAAGGCGCGCAGGATGGCGATGTCGCCATCGGTCAAGGGCAGCAGATGGCGCAGCACCAGGGCGGTGACGCCGTCGCCCAGCGACACTTCAATCTGCGGCATGCGGTCGGGCGCCGACATGGCCCCGATCATGGCGCGCAGCGGCATCAGCAGGTCGCTGACGTGGCGCGGCAGCACGTGGCATTCACGCATGTCGGCCACATAGCTGCTCTTGCGCTCGTGAAAGCCCACCAGCACCCCGCCCTTCTTCGGCACCACACGCACCGACAGGCGGGCACGGTAGCGGTAGCCCCAGGTCGGGCCCTGCAACGGCGGCAGCACCAGCGCCGGACGCAGCTTGCCGACGTGCCAGAAGGTGTCTTCCAGCGAACGTTGCTTGATGGCCACCTGCGTGCTGGGTTCCAGGTGCTGCATGGCACAGCCCCCACAGACACCAAAGTGCGGGCAGCGCGGCACGACGCGCTGCGACGAGGGGCGCAGCACCTCATCCACGCGCGCAATCTCGTAAGACGGCTTGCGGCGCAGCGTGACGGTGGTGACCCGTTCGCCCGGCAAGGCGCCTTCCACGAATACCACTTTCCCGTCGCGGCGGGCGATTCCCCTGGCTTCCAGATCCAGGGACTCGATACTCAAAACGTCTGACATCTCACGCAGTCCAGAATTACACGCAACCCATGATTGTAGAAGGACTCCGCCCGTTCCCGGAAATGGTCTTTGACGGGGCCGGACCGCTCCGCCTCCCCGCCCGCCGGCAAGCCCGGGTTATGCAGCCTGCCTGCGGCGCAAGCGCAACGATTGCAGGCACAGCGCCCCCATTGCGGCCAGCGCGGCGGCGGCGCCCACCAGCGGCAGCGCCGATAAACCCAACCACGCGATCGTCAGGCTGCCCAAGCCGCCCCCCACTGCCGTGCCCAGGTTGAACGAGGCAATGTTCAGCCCCGCGGCCACCGCTGTGGCAGTCGGCACGTGGTGTTGCGCCAGTTTCAGCAAGCGCAGCGTCAACACCGTCACGATGCAGAAGAACACCAGTCCCAGCACGCCCGCCAGCGCCAGCACGGCCCAGCCCGAGGCGCGGCACTGGTAAAGGCCCAGCAGCGTCGCAAAGAGCCCCGTCAACGCCAACAATGCGGCGCGGTCGGGGTCCATCTTGTCGACCAGGTAGCCGCCCAGCAGGTTGCCGCCGATGGAAAACAGCCCGAACAGCAGCATCGCCGTGCTGAGCCGCTGCACGCCCACGCCGGTCACCTGCAACAAATAGGGCGAAATAAAGGTGAAAAAGCAGAAGGTCGCCACGCTGACCAAGGCCCCCACCCCTGCCGTCATCAGCATTTGCGGGTGGGCGATGGCACGCAGCGCGGCCAGGGCGCCAGGCCTGTCTTGCGCCGCCATAGCGGGACCCGCATCGCGCGGCATGCAGTACAGCAAGCCGGCCAGGCCCAGCACGGCCAACGCGCCGATTGCCAGGAACACCGCGCGCCATGACCAGACGCTGCCCAGGAACGTGCCCAGCGGGACGCCCAGCGCCAACGCCAGGGTCAGGCCGATCCACACCACCGCCACGGCGCGTCCGGCGCGCGCCTCGTCCACCAGCCGGGTGGCGGCGTCGGACGCCACAGCCATGAACACGCCATGCGCCAGCCCGACGGTAAACCGCAGGCCCAGCAGCATCGGCAGCGTGCCCGACAGGCTCATCAGGCAGCTACCCACTGCCAGTATCCCCATGGCCCACGCCAGAATGCGCCGGTCGCGCCAGTGCGCAACCAGGGCGGTCAACAGGGGCGCACCGATGGCCGCGCCGAAGGCATAGGCGGCGATTGCCGTGCCGACCGCCTCAATCTTGGCGTGCAGGCCATCGGCCATGGCCGAGACCAAACCGGCCACCACGAATTCAGAAAGGCCGAATGCAAAGGTGCAGACGGAGAAAAGATAGACAGCGATAGGCATGGCGTTCAAAGGTCGACAGAGACAATCGCCGAGCTTAGAAGGGCCACAGTGCGCCGTAAAATAGCTTATTTATCGCTAATTAAGACTTCTGAAGTCTTATTTGACCAGCCGAACGGCGTCGAGCAAGCGATCCCGCACGGGCGAGGCCTGCTCTGCGTTCCACGCCATCAGCAATTCCACATGCCGCAGCGCCTCGGGCGCATCGGCGGCAATCGGGCGGAACACGACGTCGTCGCCCCCGGCCCGGGCCAGCGACGCGGGCAGCAAGGCCACGCCGAAGCCCGCCGCCACCAAGGCCGCCACCGTCTGCAATTGGCGGGCCTCCTGCGCCACTTTGGGCACGAAGCCCGCCGCTTGGCAGAGCTGGGTCAGTTGATCGTGAAAGCCTTGCCCCAAACGCCGGGGCGAACCCACGAACGGTTCGTCTTTCAACGCGGCCAAGTCCACCACCGCTTCGCCCTCCAGGCGATGCCCGGCCGGCAAGGCAACCTGGACAGGCTCATGCAACAGGCGTTCGAATTGCAGGCTGGGTGTGGTGGCGCCCGGTGTGCGCATGAAACCTATGTCGGCGCGCCCTGCTTCCAGCGCCTGCACTTGCTCGTGCGTGGTCGCCTCTTGCAAGGTGAAGGCGACCGCCGGATTCGCATCGCGAAAACCGCGCAGCGCACGCAGCAGCGGCGCATAAGGCGCGATGTTGATGAACGTCAGCGTCAGGTGGCCGTCCATGCCTTGCGCCACGCGCCGCGTATGCGTCACGCTGTCTTCGAGTTCACGCAGAATGCGGCGCGCGGACTGCAGAAATGCCGCGCCCGCCGCCGTCAGGGCCACGCTGCGATTGGTGCGCTCAAACAACTGCGCGCCAATGTCGGCTTCAAGCCGTCGGATGGCCTGGCTGAGCGGCGGCTGCGCCATGTGCAGGCGCTGCGCCGCGCGATTGAAATGCAGGGTTTCCGCCACGGCGACAAACTGCCGCAACAACCGGGTTTCGATCATTGCAACGCGATCAGTCCAGCTCAGCCCGGGAAAACAGGTCCTGAATCAGCTTCCTGTCTTCGCAAGCGGCCTTGAACGCCAACGCGAAGGTCTTGAGCGCTTCGCTATCCGACGAATAGGCGCAGAACGTATCGGCTTCCGGATCGAAATCGATCAACTCATCGAGTTCGGGCGTTTTCTCGTTCAGAAAAACCAGCGCCAACGACGTCCAGTCATAGCCCGTGCCCAGAAACCCCTCTTCCCTTCTGCGGCGAAAAACCTCTTCCTTGTATTCCCCAACAATGAGGCTTACCGAGAAGTTGCCTTCGTACTCCATCCAGGAAAACGGCTTGATTGTTTCTTCGAAATCGATAGTCACTGCGCTCAAAGCTCCTTGAATCGCCGGCCGCCGACAGTAGCGGCCAGGCTGATGCGCGGAAAGTCCCCCGCCGCATCTTGTGCGCGCCCATTAGAGGCAATTATTGCGATGTGCGCAACGCGGTTCGTAGTGAAGCCCCGTTGCCCGGGGGCTTTGCCACCCATTGCAGGATAAAAAAAGGGGAATTGAAGGGGACTGTCCCATCAGGCAGTCTCCTTCAATTCCCCAAACGTCGGCGCCTGTTACAGCGCCGCCACGGATTTCAAATCAGAATGCACGCGCCACGGAAAACACCGCGCCTATCCGGCCGGACGGATGGCCGTATTTGGTGGGCAACCAGTTGTCCTTGGTGGCGCCCACCGCGGCCAGCCCCAGCACCCAGCCCTTCAGGTCCTTGGTGACGCCAACCTTGTAGTCGACGTAATGGCCGATGGAATCGCCGTCCATATTGGATTGGTTTTTCAGCTTTTGATAACCCAGGTGCCCCAACAAGCCCCATCCGTCGCCCAGGTCGAACGTGGCCGTACCGTCCAGGTACCAGGTGCCTTTGCTGTCCGGGGTGCTGAAGAAGTCGCTGGGCGTGTAGGAGTACTTCAACGAGTAATTGCCGTAGGACGCGCCCAGGTACAGGTCGGTGTTGTTGTAGTTGCCGCCCTTGGGAGAGCTGGAACCCGGGTAGTAGTAATGCAGCACACCGGCGTCCAGGGTGAATCCGCCGCCTACGTCGCCTTTCCAGCCGCCGTAGAAATCCATTTCGAGGTTGCCGTCGGTGAATACGAAGTCCGAGACGTTGGAGTTCCAGTTGCCCAGATAGAAGCCGGAACTATGGGCCAGGTCGAAGCCCACCTGCACGGCGGGACGGAAATCGGTTTGTGAATAGCCGCGGAAGCGATAGTCGCTGACGATGGCCGCGTTACCGCTTAGCGAAAAACCGGCTCCCAGGTCGGTGGGTTCGGCCTGGGCCGTCGAGGCGAAACAAGCAGCAAGCGCAAAGGGCAAGGCTAGCAACGTCTTCTTCATGGTGCGGAGTCCTGATCGGATTTAACGAGGAGGAGGACGGCCTGTGGCGCATCCCTTTGACCGGTTTTGCAGCGGTTAATACCGGTTCATGCTTCCTGAAGCAATGTCCGTGCCAGGTTTCTGCGGCGTAACAAGCGGGTATCGCGCGAGGTGATGACAGAGTGACAAGCAGTAATTCCGACACAGGACGCGGGGATGCACGCACCAAAATCGGGCGCGCCGCGCCATGCCAGCGTCAGGTCGTGCATCACCATGGGGAATTTGCGCCAAACTGGTTCAACGCGCGGGCTGATGTGGGCAACCGGGGCAAACAAAAACCCCGGCACGCGGGGAACGCGTCCGGGGTTGTCGACAAGGCGCCCGCCCCATGATGGCGGCGGACGATGGCCGGCGTAGTTGGCCCGCGTAGTTGACCGGTTTAGTTGACCGGTTTAGTTGGCCAAAGGCGGCGGAGGAGGAGCATCGGCACCTTCAGGCGGCGGCATGCCGCCCTTGCCCTTGCCATGGCGGGCTTCCATCTTGGCGTGGCGTTCCTGCATCTTGGCTTCGCGCTCCTTGACGATCTTCGTCACTTGCCCGCGTTGCGTATCGTTCAGGCTATCCCACACTGCCAGCCACTGGTCGCGAACCTGCTTGGCCTGGCCGCCGAACTGATCGCGTGATTGCTCCGACTGCGCCATCAGCGCGCGCGGGTCGAGTTTGCCGCTGTCGAGCTGCGTCTTCAACAGGTCATGGCGCTTGCCACCAGCCTCGCGCATGGCCTTGTGCAGGTCGCGCTGGCCTTCCTGCGCGGTCTTGAACAGCGCCTGCTGTTTCTCGTCCAGCTTCAGTTGATCAACCTGCGCCTTGGACACGGGGCCCAGGCCGGGGATGAACAGGCCGTCGCGCTTGCCCTTGTGGAACTCACCACCGCGCGGGCCGTGGTGCTGCATGGAAGCCGGGCCGCCATCGGCGGGAGCCGCAGGCGCGGCCACGGCGGAGCCAGCCATCAAGCCGCCCGTCGCGGCGACAAATGCAAGAGCGGCCAAATTGGAGCGAAGTGCGAATCGGGACATAAGTGTCTCCTGAAAGTGAAGAAAGCGAGGCCATTGTGCGGTTGGCCTGGTTTCAACCGGGTTTCGCGCCCGCGGTCCATGTTTCAGTCGATTGCGCCTGCGCCAGACGTGAAAACGGGGCCTTGCGGGGCCCCGTCGTATCCTGGCCTGCGCCAGCGCAATGCAGGCGTCAGGGGGCGTCCCACGCCGCCATGTATTCCTTCCAGTGCGGCGCGTCGCTGGCCGACAGCGTGTCGCGCACCAGGGATACTTCGGCGTCGTAGCCGGTGCGGTCCAGCTCGCCACGCAGGAAGCGGAAGCGGCAGTACACCAGCCACGTGTTGACGACGTCGGTTTCGCAGTAGGCGCGGACTTCGTCGGCGCGGCCCGTATTCCAGGCTTCCCAAACCTTGCTGCCGTCCATCCCCAGCTTGCCGGGAAAGCCGCACAGCTTGGCCAGGTCGTCCAGGGGCGCGTTGGCGCGGCCGTTGTACTTGGCCAGCACGTCCATCAGGTCCACATGGCGCGTGTGGTAGCGCGCAATGTAGTTGTTGAACTTGAAGTCGCGGTCTTCTTCGCCCATGTCCCAATAGCGGGGCGCGGGTACGCCCAGGATCAGGCTGCGGTAATGCAGAACCGGCAGGTCGAAACCCGACCCGTTCCAGCTCACCAGCTTGGGCGTGTAGCGTTCGATGGTCTTGAAGAAGCCGGCCAGCAACGCGGCTTCGGGGTCGTCGGGTTGCCCCAGCGTCTTGACGCGAAAGCCCTGATCGTCGCGGAACACGCAGCCCACCACCGCGACCTTGTGCAGGTGCAGGGGCAGGAAATCATGGCCTACGGCCTCGCGCCGCGCGGCCAGCGCACGTTCGACGACGTCCTGGTCCGAAACATCCGCCCCCCAGCCGTTGAGCTTGCGCAGCCCATTGGCATCGGGGATGGTTTCCAGGTCGAATACCAGGGTGGGCGTCATTTTGCGGGCAGGTACTGCATGGGATCGACCGGCGTGCCCTGGCGGCGAATTTCAAAGTGCAGGCGCGGCGACGTAGTGTCGCTTTGGCCAAGTTCGGCGATCTTGGCGCCGCGCTTGACGTTCTGCCCCGTCTTCACAAGCAAGGAGCGGTTATGCGCGTAGGCCGTGATGAAACCGTTCTGATGTTCAACGATGATCAGGTTGCCCAAGCCGCGCACGCCATTGCCGCTGTACTTGACCAAGCCATCCGCGGCGGCGGTGATCGGGTCGCCCAGGGCACCGGAAATGTCGATGCCCTTGCTGCTGGCGTTGAAGGTCTGCACGATGGGGCCGTTGGCCGGCCATGCCCAATTGATGACGCTGGCATCCGCCGCGCGCGGCGTGGGCTTGACGTCGACCGGCGCCGGGGCGGGCGTGGCGTCCGGAGGCGGGTTGGTGGCGACGGGGGTTTCTGGCTGGTCCAGCGGGCGCGGCTGCGGCTTGGCGCTGGCGATGGGCGCGGGTTGCGCGCCCGTGCTGGCGCCACCCGACATCTTCAGCACCTGGCCGACCGAGATCTGGTTGGGATCGCTGAGGTTGTTCCAGCGCTTGACGCTTTCGATATCCACGTTGTTGGCGCGGGCGATCTTGTAAAGCGTGTCGCCCGGCTTGACCACATAGCTGCCACCGGGCTGGCCCGTTGACGCTGGCTGTCCGTTGGTCATGTCGACCACCGGCGCGCGAGTTCCTTTTGATGCGCAGCCGGCCAGAATAGCCAGGCTGAGT containing:
- the rlmD gene encoding 23S rRNA (uracil(1939)-C(5))-methyltransferase RlmD, producing MSDVLSIESLDLEARGIARRDGKVVFVEGALPGERVTTVTLRRKPSYEIARVDEVLRPSSQRVVPRCPHFGVCGGCAMQHLEPSTQVAIKQRSLEDTFWHVGKLRPALVLPPLQGPTWGYRYRARLSVRVVPKKGGVLVGFHERKSSYVADMRECHVLPRHVSDLLMPLRAMIGAMSAPDRMPQIEVSLGDGVTALVLRHLLPLTDGDIAILRAFAAEHNVQWWLQSKGPETVHPLEPEHADALSYTMPEFGLRMPYRPTDFTQVNHAINRSMVSRALKLLDVQPTDRVADLFCGLGNFTLPLATQGREAVGVEGSKALTDRAFDAASRHGLGERTSFATLNLFEVDAHWLRSLGYFDRMLIDPPREGAHAVSQALSELSAQERPRRIVYVSCNPATLARDAAILVHEGGYVLKSAGVINMFPHTGHVESIAVFESLDAAGVAEVKERARQRAIQAEADAIAAEEAKAAAAAEKAAAKQAATDAYHARVAAEAAEAGEAAETP
- a CDS encoding Imm51 family immunity protein; amino-acid sequence: MTIDFEETIKPFSWMEYEGNFSVSLIVGEYKEEVFRRRREEGFLGTGYDWTSLALVFLNEKTPELDELIDFDPEADTFCAYSSDSEALKTFALAFKAACEDRKLIQDLFSRAELD
- the cueR gene encoding Cu(I)-responsive transcriptional regulator, with translation MNIGEAAKSSGISAKMIRYYESIGLIGPATRTDSGYRVYTDQDLHTLRFVRRARDLGFSVEQMNELLALWKDRSRASADVKRIALEHVEELERKAEALRDMAATLKHLAQHCHGDDRPNCPILENLGRSH
- a CDS encoding 3'-5' exonuclease, whose translation is MTPTLVFDLETIPDANGLRKLNGWGADVSDQDVVERALAARREAVGHDFLPLHLHKVAVVGCVFRDDQGFRVKTLGQPDDPEAALLAGFFKTIERYTPKLVSWNGSGFDLPVLHYRSLILGVPAPRYWDMGEEDRDFKFNNYIARYHTRHVDLMDVLAKYNGRANAPLDDLAKLCGFPGKLGMDGSKVWEAWNTGRADEVRAYCETDVVNTWLVYCRFRFLRGELDRTGYDAEVSLVRDTLSASDAPHWKEYMAAWDAP
- a CDS encoding TorF family putative porin gives rise to the protein MKKTLLALPFALAACFASTAQAEPTDLGAGFSLSGNAAIVSDYRFRGYSQTDFRPAVQVGFDLAHSSGFYLGNWNSNVSDFVFTDGNLEMDFYGGWKGDVGGGFTLDAGVLHYYYPGSSSPKGGNYNNTDLYLGASYGNYSLKYSYTPSDFFSTPDSKGTWYLDGTATFDLGDGWGLLGHLGYQKLKNQSNMDGDSIGHYVDYKVGVTKDLKGWVLGLAAVGATKDNWLPTKYGHPSGRIGAVFSVARAF
- a CDS encoding LysR substrate-binding domain-containing protein, yielding MIETRLLRQFVAVAETLHFNRAAQRLHMAQPPLSQAIRRLEADIGAQLFERTNRSVALTAAGAAFLQSARRILRELEDSVTHTRRVAQGMDGHLTLTFINIAPYAPLLRALRGFRDANPAVAFTLQEATTHEQVQALEAGRADIGFMRTPGATTPSLQFERLLHEPVQVALPAGHRLEGEAVVDLAALKDEPFVGSPRRLGQGFHDQLTQLCQAAGFVPKVAQEARQLQTVAALVAAGFGVALLPASLARAGGDDVVFRPIAADAPEALRHVELLMAWNAEQASPVRDRLLDAVRLVK
- a CDS encoding peptidoglycan DD-metalloendopeptidase family protein produces the protein MLNGQSQLTDMTMGASMTRLRRPLFVAGALSLAILAGCASKGTRAPVVDMTNGQPASTGQPGGSYVVKPGDTLYKIARANNVDIESVKRWNNLSDPNQISVGQVLKMSGGASTGAQPAPIASAKPQPRPLDQPETPVATNPPPDATPAPAPVDVKPTPRAADASVINWAWPANGPIVQTFNASSKGIDISGALGDPITAAADGLVKYSGNGVRGLGNLIIVEHQNGFITAYAHNRSLLVKTGQNVKRGAKIAELGQSDTTSPRLHFEIRRQGTPVDPMQYLPAK
- a CDS encoding MFS transporter codes for the protein MPIAVYLFSVCTFAFGLSEFVVAGLVSAMADGLHAKIEAVGTAIAAYAFGAAIGAPLLTALVAHWRDRRILAWAMGILAVGSCLMSLSGTLPMLLGLRFTVGLAHGVFMAVASDAATRLVDEARAGRAVAVVWIGLTLALALGVPLGTFLGSVWSWRAVFLAIGALAVLGLAGLLYCMPRDAGPAMAAQDRPGALAALRAIAHPQMLMTAGVGALVSVATFCFFTFISPYLLQVTGVGVQRLSTAMLLFGLFSIGGNLLGGYLVDKMDPDRAALLALTGLFATLLGLYQCRASGWAVLALAGVLGLVFFCIVTVLTLRLLKLAQHHVPTATAVAAGLNIASFNLGTAVGGGLGSLTIAWLGLSALPLVGAAAALAAMGALCLQSLRLRRRQAA